The Sphingobacterium lactis sequence AAGTGTTGAAAACATACGCTAAACACTACCAAACCAAAGAAGCTATCCCTGATGCCTTGATCGAAAAGATGCAGAATGCAGGAACATTTGACCAAGGGTTTGCTACGGTAGAATACCTGGCCGCATCCCTATTGGACATGAACTACCACAGTGCGACCAGTCCGATCAAAGGCAAAGCCAATGATTTCGAAAAAGCTGCGATGGGCAAGATCGGATTGATCGATGCCATTATCCCGCGCTACAGAAGTACCTACTTCCAGCATATTTTCAGTGGTGGTTACTCCGCAGGTTACTACAGCTACATCTGGTCTGAAGTACTTGACTCCGACGCCTTCGCGGCATTTAAGGAAAAAGGTCTTTACGATCAAGCAACAGCGGCAGCATTCCGCAGCCACATCTTAGAAAGAGGTGGAACAGGAAATCCTGCTGAAATGTACCGCAAATTCCGCGGTGCAGATCCAAACCCAATTCACTTGATGACAAAGAGAGGCCTTAATTAAACCCGGCCAATCCACATATAAAAAGAGCGCTGTTCCATGGAATAGCGCTCTTTTTATATATAGCCTTCAGCCGATAAGCATTGGATTTAAGCAATGGGATTCCTGAAGAACACCAATGCTTTATTTCCTTATCCTATACCCGCTGAATTAAACTGCAGATCGTATAATTTTCTGTAATGGCCATCCATTTCCAGGAGCTCGTGATGGGTACCCATTTCCTTGATCTCCCCTTTGTCCAATACGATAATCTTATCCGCTTTCTGAATGGTTGATAACCTGTGCGCAATGACGATGGAGGTCCGTCCATCCATGAGGTTTTCGATCGCATTCTGGATCAATCCTTCCGTTTCCGTATCGATGGAAGATGTTGCTTCGTCGAGGATGAGAATCTTCGGATCGTGCACCAAAGCACGGATAAAGGAAATCAACTGCGCTTGTCCGGCAGACAGGGTAGAACCACGTTCCTGAACCTGATAATTGAAATTCCCCGGGAGACGCATGATAAAGTCGTAGGCACCTACCTTTTTTGCAGCATCGACGATCCGTTCGTAGGAAATATCGGGATTGTGCAGGTTGATGTTGTGCAGCACGGTATCCGAAAAAAGAAAGACATCCTGCAAAACCGTAGCTATTGTCTGACGTAGAAATGTCAGGTCATACTCCCGGATATCAACACCATCCAATAAGATTTCGCCCTTCTGAATTTCATAGAATCGGCTCAAAATATTGATGACGGAAGATTTACCGGCGCCGGTAGCTCCAACCAGTGCAAGCGTCTCGCCAGGCTTCACGTGAAAGCTGACATCCTTTAGCACCCATTTTTCGCCATTGTAAGCGAACCATACATGCTTAAAAGTAATTTCACCGCGAACATGTTCCGGTTTATATGTTCCTTCATTCGGTGTGAATTCATCCGTATCCAGTACATCAAAGATGCGTTCGGCAGAAACCATACCCATCTGCAGGGTATTGAACTTATCGATAAGTTCGCGGATCGGCCGGAAAATCATGTTGATGTACATGATAAAGGCAACCACGACCCCTGGGGAAATGGCGTCTGCCAAGATCTGTCTGGAGCCGTACCAAACCAAGAGACCTGTGGCAATGGCCACAATGATTTCCAAAACCGGAAAGAAGATAGAGAAATACCAGTTGGCACGGATGTGCGCATTCCGGTGTTCTGCATTGATTGCTTTGAATTTACGCATCTCCTGATCTTCACGAGCGAAATATTGGATCACATTCATTCCCGTAATATGCTCTTGCAAGAACGTATTCAGGTTGGAAACCCACAATCGAACACTCTGAAAGGCTGATTTCATGGCCTCCTTAAAGATATAGGTCGCTGCAATCATCAGCGGCATCGGCACGAGCACCACTAGGGTCAATTTCCAGTCCGTATAGAACATTACCCCCAGGATCACGACCAACTGCAACAGGTCACCGATGATCTGAATCAATCCTTCGGAGAAAATGTTCGCTATCGTTTCCAGATCGGAGATTGTCCGAGTGATCAATCTTCCGATAGGTGTATTATCGAAATATTTTAAGCGCAGGTTCGTAATGTGATTGAATACCTGAATCCGGATATCACGGATGACGGATTGCCCGAGGGTGTTAGTCATCAAGGTATGGAAATACCGAACCACTGTTTGTGCAATCAACAGGGCAAACATCAGGAGCAGCATATTGGTCAGGCCCTCGCTTTTTCCCGACAGGATATAATGGTCGAGGGTGTATTCCACCAACAGTGGCAGGGCGGGTGCTACCGCAGCCAATAAAATCGTCAGCACCACAGAAATCCAGAATACAGTCTTATAAGGGCGGATATATTTCGCTAATCGCCCCAATAGTTTACTGTCGTAAGCATTTCCTGCAATTTTTTCTTTTTCCAATCTATTTCGAATTATCGATATACGGATAGACAACTGAGGTCAGGTACAAGCCGCAAGCAGGAACGGAAGTTCCTGCCATTGCGCGATCCTTACTGTCAATTACCGCTTTAATATGTTCTATAGGTTTCTTGCCTAGGCCGATTTCCATCAGGGTCCCCACAATGGCACGGACCATATTCCGTAAAAACCGGTCCGCTGTGATGTGAAACACCAAATCTTCCCCTTCCCAACGCCATTCTGCATGTTTAATATCGCAAATATTTGTGAATACTTGGGTATTGGACTTGCTGAAACAGGAGAAATCCTGCTTTCCTAACAAATCACGGGCAGCAATGTTCATTTTCTCCGCATTGGGCGTATCGCGCAGTTGCCATGATTTCAAATGGCGGAAAGGATCTTTTCGGAAATGCACGTGATAGGCATAGCTCCTTTCCGTGGCGTCGAATCGAGCATGTGCATCTGCTGCTACAGGAATCAACCGGTATGCGGCAATATCAAATGGCAGCAGGGCATTTAGGGAGTGGATAAATTTCTCCTTATTCTGTAATACTGCAGCTTCACTGTCAAAATGCACATACAATTGTTTTGCATGAACGCCAGCATCTGTCCGCCCCGCACCGACAGTCTCTACTTCCGTGCGCAAAAGGACCGATAAGGCGGCATTTAGCTTCTCCTGAACGGAAACAGCATTATCTTGAACCTGCCATCCGTGGTAGGCCGTTCCATCATAGGCAATCTCTAAAAAAAACCTGGGCATTTGTTCTTCCACTTTACAAAGGTAATTAATAATGGAATAGCGCAAACCGGTAAAAGTAAAGTGCCGGTAAAAAATAATCCGTTCGCTGAACTTGACTTTTAACGGCCCTTCACAACGGAAATACGGCAAACTTACCTGCTGTAGGGCAAGCTGCATTCATGGTTTTCAAGTACAAATTTTGACTAAAAAGTGGGTATTTATCTCCCTCCCTAATTCCCCTACCTTAGCTTTATAAATTTTAAAAAATTGGATATGAAAAAGTTAGTATTAATACTTGCCCTTGTTTTTTGTTTTTCGGCGGCCAGCCGAGCACAGGGCTTATTGGACAAAATTGAGGGTGCACTGAACAAAGTGGAGAACACCTCAAACAAAGTGGATAGAAACGCGG is a genomic window containing:
- a CDS encoding ABC transporter ATP-binding protein, encoding MEKEKIAGNAYDSKLLGRLAKYIRPYKTVFWISVVLTILLAAVAPALPLLVEYTLDHYILSGKSEGLTNMLLLMFALLIAQTVVRYFHTLMTNTLGQSVIRDIRIQVFNHITNLRLKYFDNTPIGRLITRTISDLETIANIFSEGLIQIIGDLLQLVVILGVMFYTDWKLTLVVLVPMPLMIAATYIFKEAMKSAFQSVRLWVSNLNTFLQEHITGMNVIQYFAREDQEMRKFKAINAEHRNAHIRANWYFSIFFPVLEIIVAIATGLLVWYGSRQILADAISPGVVVAFIMYINMIFRPIRELIDKFNTLQMGMVSAERIFDVLDTDEFTPNEGTYKPEHVRGEITFKHVWFAYNGEKWVLKDVSFHVKPGETLALVGATGAGKSSVINILSRFYEIQKGEILLDGVDIREYDLTFLRQTIATVLQDVFLFSDTVLHNINLHNPDISYERIVDAAKKVGAYDFIMRLPGNFNYQVQERGSTLSAGQAQLISFIRALVHDPKILILDEATSSIDTETEGLIQNAIENLMDGRTSIVIAHRLSTIQKADKIIVLDKGEIKEMGTHHELLEMDGHYRKLYDLQFNSAGIG
- the truA gene encoding tRNA pseudouridine(38-40) synthase TruA, with translation MQLALQQVSLPYFRCEGPLKVKFSERIIFYRHFTFTGLRYSIINYLCKVEEQMPRFFLEIAYDGTAYHGWQVQDNAVSVQEKLNAALSVLLRTEVETVGAGRTDAGVHAKQLYVHFDSEAAVLQNKEKFIHSLNALLPFDIAAYRLIPVAADAHARFDATERSYAYHVHFRKDPFRHLKSWQLRDTPNAEKMNIAARDLLGKQDFSCFSKSNTQVFTNICDIKHAEWRWEGEDLVFHITADRFLRNMVRAIVGTLMEIGLGKKPIEHIKAVIDSKDRAMAGTSVPACGLYLTSVVYPYIDNSK